DNA from Helicobacter pylori:
ACCCTAGCATAAACTACATTCAGCCTACCATCTTCAATTCCTGCTAAAGAATAGACATCAGAATCGTTGTATATATAGTAACCATTGGGTTCTTGTTTAACTCGTATCTTCCCACTTTTAACATACTTCCAAAGAGTAACACGGGATATTTTTAAGATCTTTAAGACTTCTTTAGATTTCATTTAAGGATATTTTCCATGATTTCTTTCACTATTTTAGGGTGCAAGATTTCGCCAGAATGAAAAGGCAAAACCTGCCTGATTTTATCTTTCACATAAATTCTATGGCTGCCTTTTTGCCTAGAGAAAACAAATCCATTCTGCAATAATAGCTTCTCTGCTTCTTTAGCTGTGAGTCGTGGCAATTCAGGCAAAAGCTATCTCAATGGGTGCTATTACAGAATTTTTCTTAGAAAGAAAAGCTAACTCATCGGCTTCTAAATCTCCCAAATAAAGCTCTATGGCTTCTTTAATGTTTCTTAGGGCTTCTTCATAACTTTTCCCTTGTGATACACAGCCTTTTAGAAAGGGGACAAAAGCAAAATACCCATTCTCATCTTTTTCTATGACAGCGTTTATAAGCATGGCACTACCTTTGAGTGAATTTCTTATGATTATACACATAATATATTTTAAACAAAATTAAATTGAAAGTTTAATAATATTATCAAACAATTCCCTACTAACCCTACTCATTTTACAACCACTCATCTTTCTCCCTTAGTTATTTTTAATCAATAAAAATCATCTTGTAGGGTTAAGAATAAAGAATAAACCCCTAAACAAAAACAAGCAATCAATAATGAAATCAGATAAAAAGCAAGATTGAAAAAACATTTCCCTATCCCTGCACCGACCTACATTCCCACTCTTGAAAAGAGCAGTATTATCAGCGATGAAGAGCTTGACTTCCAGGTTCGGAATGGTTAACTGGGTAGTTCCTCTTCTCTAAAGGCACAAGGAAAAGGGAGCTAAAGATAAAATGCATTTACCCTTAACTCCCCTTTCTCTTTATAGGGAGCTGTTTTTTAACAAAGAAGATAGTTAATAGCCTTTCACTTTAAAAAGAATGGATGGTATCTCATTCCTCATTAAAGTTCAATCCTATAAAAGTCTTCATAAAACTCCAACTCTCTTACACTCAGTAAGGCAGTGGTAACTCATTCGCGCTCTATTGTCGTTATCTTATACAAAAAGCAAAAAACAAGCCAAACGCTCTATTAGTAGTAGTCAGCTAAACGCATTACTGCGCTCACACATCTACCCTATCAAGCACATAGTCTTTGTGCGAGCTTCAGGGAAAGTTTATCTTGGAGTTGGCTTCCTGCTTAGATGCTTTCAGCAGTTATCACATCCGTGTGTAGCTACCCAGCGATGCTCTTGGCAGAACAACTGGTGCACCAGTGACACGTCCATCCCGGTCCTCTCGTACTAGGGACAGCTCTCCTCAACTTTCCTACGCCCACGGCAGATAGGGACCGAACTGTCTCACGACGTTCTGAACCCAGCTCGCGTACCGCTTTAAATGGCGAACAGCCATACCCTTGGGACCTGCTCCAGCCCCAGGATGCGATGAGCCGACATCGAGGTGCCAAACCTCCCCGTCGATGTGAGCTCTTGGGGGAGATCAGCCTGTTATCCCCGGGGTACCTTTTATCCTTTGAGCGATGGCCCTTCCACACAGAACCACCGGATCACTATGACCGACTTTCGTCTCTG
Protein-coding regions in this window:
- a CDS encoding type II toxin-antitoxin system HicB family antitoxin; protein product: MLINAVIEKDENGYFAFVPFLKGCVSQGKSYEEALRNIKEAIELYLGDLEADELAFLSKKNSVIAPIEIAFA
- a CDS encoding type II toxin-antitoxin system HicA family toxin; protein product: MPELPRLTAKEAEKLLLQNGFVFSRQKGSHRIYVKDKIRQVLPFHSGEILHPKIVKEIMENILK